CCGCGTGCGGTAAGAGGCGGTATTAAGGCGCAATCAGGCCGAAGAGCCGTTGGTAAAAATTGGTGGGCAGAGCGCTGGAATGCCGTGTTGGAAGAACTTTATGCGGGTAACAGGTTGACGCGGGGCAGATCCTATGCTCGCCGGGGACAGGTTTTGCGCATTGATATTGAAAAAGGGATGGTAAAGGGGCAGGTGCAGGGCTCCCGCTCCAGACCATATGATATCTCTATCAGGGTAAAAGTTATGTCAAAACCCGGCTGGAAAAAAGTGGTAAAGACGCTCTCGGAAAAATCCCTTTTCACCGCGAAGCTTTTAGCCGGTGAGATGCCTCAGGATATTGAAGAGGTTTTTAAAAAGGCCGGATTATCGCTTTTCCCTGAGAGAGGCAATGACCTAAAAACGGAGTGCTCGTGCCCGGACTGGGCGAATCCATGCAAACACATTGCGGCTGTCTATTATCTGCTGGGCGAAGAATTTGATCGAGACCCTTTTTTGATTTTCAAACTGCGAGGGATGAGCAGAAAAGAATTCGTTAATCTCTTGAGCCACATCAGCAAAACAGCCGGCGCACCCAAGGCGTGCGAGATGGCCAAAAGCCTGGATGGCCATGCGGAAGTTTCCTCAACAGATGAACCGATCTCGTCAGATCTCAAAACCTACTGGGACGGGGGGGAGATACCGGATGATTTATTCGGAGAGGTTTCGATTCCACGAGTTCCGGCCGCTCTGCCTAAGCGATTGGGCAGTTTTCCATTTTGGCGCGGTGAAGAACGATTCCTCGAAGCTATCGAGCCGATTTACGAAGCTGCGTCCCCCCGCGGTCTTGATACCTATATCGGCGAATATACTATGGCGGTCGCTGAGGATAATGCGCCGACGTGAGCGAAATCGGAGATTACATGTCATTGGGGAGGGAGAGGCAATCCGGCTATCTGAGTTTATACTGAGCTTGCCGAAGCGCTCAGGACAAGTTTTATCGAACCCGCTCTATGCCAAGCAGATTGGTGCGGGCCTGATAAATCAGGCCCCTACAGGTCTTGTCTTGGGTGCGCACTAGTCATTCCCCCGACACCCTTCGTGAGGGTCTCTGATTTACGGTTGTCATAACATCCCTGCCACCAGTTAAATATGTAATGCATCTTGGCAATTTTCCGATAAACAATATCCGGAAACCGGACATCTCAAAAATCGACATCTCAAAAATATGCTTCCCTACCTCCCGCTCAACGTGTCATAATCCCATGGCAAAGCAGGGCGGCGTTATCAGTCAATTTGGCCTGATTGGCTCTTGGAACTCCGCAAGGATTGACCCGTTAGCGTGGCATTGTGCTACGGAGGGATGTCGGGGTATAAGATCCCCCGACACGGCATTTGCCAGAGAGGATAGGTACATATGAGAGCATTCACGTGGATTCCGTTATACAAGGAACTGGCAGACAAGCTGTTGGCGTACCGGGACCGCCAGGGCGACCTCATTGCGATTCTGAAGGAACTCAAAGACCAGGGACTCCCGGTCATAGGACTTACCGACAAGGACAAGAGGGGAAAAGCGGTTCCGCTTGAGGCAATAGACCCGTTCACGTTCTTTGCCTCATTCAATCGCAAGGCCACGGATCAAAACCGCCGAGCTATCTTGACTATGATCAAGGAACGACTGCAACTGCAGGCGGGAGTCCCTGCCGATTTCGACGGCATCCCGATCATGTCTCCCATGCAGTCATGGTTTTTTGCCTTTTATCCTGAGAGGAAACCTGACGATATAACAGCCTTATGGGCATTCGCTGAGGCCATTGTCAGGCGCGCGCCGGAGGATGTTACCCCGGAACTGTTCAACCGATGTCTCGAAGTCGCTTACGTGAAAGTCCCCAACCTCACCATGGGCATGTTCTGGATGCGACCAGAAATATATCTGGCACTGGACAGACGAAACCGCAAGCTTCTTGACGAACGCGGCGTCGCGCACGAGGTGAAAGACTGGGCATCGTACCTTCAGTTCCTAAAGAACGCTCGGTCGCTCGTACCGGAACCGCACTATGAATTCTCACACGCAGCATACGCGGGCGAGTCTGGTAGGAGATACTGGGTATTCCAGGGCAACCCGAAGATCTACGACGTAGTGGGCGCACTTCGGGCTGGGGAGGTGAAAACTTGGCGAGTGAACCAGCGCATGAAGGACATTCATCCTGGTGACAAGGTTATTGTCTGGGTCACCGGCGAAGCCGCCGGCTGCTACGCACTGGCAACGGTCATGTCCGAAGTTTGCACTGTTGCAGAAGATGCCAAGGAGGCTTCCTACTACCGTAAAGGGCCTGGCAAGAGTACTCCGTTTACGGGTGTCAAGCTCCGCATTGATACGAAGTTGTGGGATAACCCGGTCTCAAAGGCAGACATTGCCGGGCAGCCGGCGTTCCGTGATTTTCCGGCCGGTCGACAAGGGACAAATCTGGCCGCCACAAAGGCCTACTACGACGGCATTCTGGCGCTGGCCAGAGGGAGGACGGAAATGCGCTACTGGCTCTACGCTCCTGGACGCTATGCAAAGTATTGGGATGAATGTTGGCAGAAAGGCATCATGCTATTTGGTGCCGACGAGCTTTCCGACCTGAGCGCCTTTTCCGACAAGGCGGCGATCGAAGAAGCGTTCAAGAAGGCAAACCGGTTGAAGCACCGTCCAACCAACGACGCGCGTGCCGCGTGGGAGTTCTCGCACGTCCTCAGTCCCGGGGACATCGTCATAGCTAAGAAAGGCGCGCGGCAATACGTTGGCTATGGCGTTGTTTCCGGGCCCGTATAGACACGAGGCCGAACGGACGACCTACCGCAATGTGAGACCTGCGAGATGGGTCAAAAAAGGGGAATGGCAGAAGAATGAAGGGGGGCCGATCGTCCAGAAAGCCCTGACCGACATCACGAAGTACCCGGAATACGTCCAGGAACTGCGGGAGTTGATAGGGATTGAAGACACTGCGATTGGCAACCGAACACCACTGCCGCTGAACATCATCCTCTACGGCCCCCCGGGGACGGGGAAGACGTACACGCTCCGCAATAAGTACATGGAGCAATTCACAGAGCGCGCGGCCGCGCTGAGCAGGGAGGATTTCGCTGCGGATCTAGTCGCGGACCTGGCATGGTGGCAGGTCATCACGATGGTAATGCTGGATCTCAAGACCAGTAATGTCAGCGGCATTCTTGCGCACCCCCTCATGGAGGCACGGATCCGGCGCGCCAGCAACCGCACACCGCGGGCAGCGATCTGGGCCCACCTGCAGATGCACACCAAGACAGACTGCCCAGAGGTGAAGTATGCCAAACGGTACGAGCCGCTCCTGTTTTCGAAGGATGCCGAATCGGTCTGGTCGATCGACGAGAAACTCGCGACCGAGGAGGCGCCTGACCTCGTCGAGGCCCTGGAACGCTACCGTGGCTATACGCCGGATCAAGGCGCGGTGATCAAGCGCTATGAGTTCACCACCTTCCACCAGTCGTACAGTTACGAGGATTTCGTCGAGGGCATCAAACCCGTCATGTCCGAGGAAGTGGCGGAGACATTGGCCTATGAAGTCAAGCCGGGCATCTTCAAAACCATGGTGCAGCGAGCCCTAGCAGACCCCAACCACGACTACGCACTCCTCATTGACGAGATCAATCGCGGCAACGTTGCCAACATCTTCGGGGAGCTGATCACGCTCATCGAAGATGATAAGCGCCAAGGCACCCCGAATGAGCTACGCGCCCGCTTACCCTACTCGCGTGAGGAATTCGCTGTGCCGAAGAACCTGTACATCATCGGAGCAATGAATACCGCGGATCGCAGCGTCGAGGCGCTGGATACCGCCCTGCGCCGACGGTTCGCATTCGTTGCCATCCCGCCGCAACCGGAATTCATTAAGCAACCGGCGAATCTGGATGTGGATCTCCGGAAACTTCTCGGCGTGATCAACGCGCGGATCGAGAAGCTCTTGGACAAGGATCACTGCATCGGCCACTCGTACTTCATGGGCATAGCCGCAAGCAGCGACCCTCTGGCCGAGTTGCGGAATGTCTTCGCGACGAAGATCCTGCCGCTGATGGAGGAGTACTTCTATGGCGATCCAGCCAAGATCGGCATGGTCCTGGGTGAACGGTTCGTATCGCGCAAAGACGAGGCCATCGAA
This genomic stretch from Candidatus Auribacterota bacterium harbors:
- a CDS encoding SWIM zinc finger family protein: MYWRYGYFTPSKPRAVRGGIKAQSGRRAVGKNWWAERWNAVLEELYAGNRLTRGRSYARRGQVLRIDIEKGMVKGQVQGSRSRPYDISIRVKVMSKPGWKKVVKTLSEKSLFTAKLLAGEMPQDIEEVFKKAGLSLFPERGNDLKTECSCPDWANPCKHIAAVYYLLGEEFDRDPFLIFKLRGMSRKEFVNLLSHISKTAGAPKACEMAKSLDGHAEVSSTDEPISSDLKTYWDGGEIPDDLFGEVSIPRVPAALPKRLGSFPFWRGEERFLEAIEPIYEAASPRGLDTYIGEYTMAVAEDNAPT
- a CDS encoding EVE domain-containing protein, which translates into the protein MRAFTWIPLYKELADKLLAYRDRQGDLIAILKELKDQGLPVIGLTDKDKRGKAVPLEAIDPFTFFASFNRKATDQNRRAILTMIKERLQLQAGVPADFDGIPIMSPMQSWFFAFYPERKPDDITALWAFAEAIVRRAPEDVTPELFNRCLEVAYVKVPNLTMGMFWMRPEIYLALDRRNRKLLDERGVAHEVKDWASYLQFLKNARSLVPEPHYEFSHAAYAGESGRRYWVFQGNPKIYDVVGALRAGEVKTWRVNQRMKDIHPGDKVIVWVTGEAAGCYALATVMSEVCTVAEDAKEASYYRKGPGKSTPFTGVKLRIDTKLWDNPVSKADIAGQPAFRDFPAGRQGTNLAATKAYYDGILALARGRTEMRYWLYAPGRYAKYWDECWQKGIMLFGADELSDLSAFSDKAAIEEAFKKANRLKHRPTNDARAAWEFSHVLSPGDIVIAKKGARQYVGYGVVSGPV
- a CDS encoding AAA family ATPase: MALFPGPYRHEAERTTYRNVRPARWVKKGEWQKNEGGPIVQKALTDITKYPEYVQELRELIGIEDTAIGNRTPLPLNIILYGPPGTGKTYTLRNKYMEQFTERAAALSREDFAADLVADLAWWQVITMVMLDLKTSNVSGILAHPLMEARIRRASNRTPRAAIWAHLQMHTKTDCPEVKYAKRYEPLLFSKDAESVWSIDEKLATEEAPDLVEALERYRGYTPDQGAVIKRYEFTTFHQSYSYEDFVEGIKPVMSEEVAETLAYEVKPGIFKTMVQRALADPNHDYALLIDEINRGNVANIFGELITLIEDDKRQGTPNELRARLPYSREEFAVPKNLYIIGAMNTADRSVEALDTALRRRFAFVAIPPQPEFIKQPANLDVDLRKLLGVINARIEKLLDKDHCIGHSYFMGIAASSDPLAELRNVFATKILPLMEEYFYGDPAKIGMVLGERFVSRKDEAIEWAEGDWGMDEFEERHVYTLQDPRTMKDGDFRAVYE